One segment of Sander vitreus isolate 19-12246 chromosome 20, sanVit1, whole genome shotgun sequence DNA contains the following:
- the id3 gene encoding DNA-binding protein inhibitor ID-3, whose product MKAISPVRSVRSCYKAVCCISEQSLAISRNKHSCLEEPVGALCDMNDCYSKLKELVPSIPQNQSVSQVEILQHVIDYIFDLQIALEAEDTATPEMVLSIKTADLARNFSKEEGRLCH is encoded by the exons ATGAAAGCCATCAGTCCCGTCCGCTCGGTGAGGAGCTGTTACAAGGCCGTGTGCTGCATTTCGGAGCAGAGTCTCGCCATCAGCCGGAATAAACACTCGTGTCTGGAGGAGCCGGTGGGCGCCCTGTGCGACATGAATGACTGCTATTCTAAGCTGAAGGAGCTGGTGCCGAGCATCCCGCAGAACCAGTCGGTCAGCCAGGTGGAAATCCTGCAACATGTTATCGACTACATCTTCGACCTGCAGATCGCGCTGGAAGCGGAGGACACAGCCACGCCGGAGATGGTTTTGTCAATAAAG ACTGCCGACCTTGCTCGTAATTTCTCCAAAGAAGAAGGACGGTTGTGCCATTAG